The following are encoded in a window of Amaranthus tricolor cultivar Red isolate AtriRed21 chromosome 2, ASM2621246v1, whole genome shotgun sequence genomic DNA:
- the LOC130804297 gene encoding transcription factor MYB108-like yields the protein MEVNMRTSNNNKSSNSQSSEDESDLRRGPWTVEEDLTLINYIATHGEGRWNSLARCAGLKRTGKSCRLRWLNYLRPDVRRGNITLEEQLLILELHSRWGNRWSKIAQYLPGRTDNEIKNYWRTRVQKHAKQLKCDVNSKQFKDTMRYLWMPRLVERIQAANAGHPTATATTSGGSTSTTTTTTTATPGHHAMTYSDNFIHAQVNSNFTPENSANSSDSFGTQISDFDYYGIPINNNQDYIQGDQVYYGGENPLSSPNCGYINNQGMDYQGIDANYNTQEQQQWPFGVGDTNDSLWNVEDIYMLQQQFSNM from the exons ATGGAAGTAAATATGAGAACATCAAACAATaataagtcttctaactctcaAAGTAGTGAAGATGAATCCGATCTCCGACGAGGTCCATGGACCGTCGAGGAAGATCTTACACTTATCAATTACATTGCCACTCATGGGGAAGGCCGTTGGAATTCGTTGGCTCGATGTGCAG GCCTTAAACGAACCGGAAAAAGTTGTAGATTGAGATGGTTAAATTATTTACGTCCTGATGTTCGTCGTGGAAATATTACTCTTGAAGAacaattattgatccttgaacTCCATTCTCGTTGGggcaatcg GTGGTCGAAAATAGCACAATATTTACCGGGAAGAACAGACAATGAGATTAAGAACTATTGGAGAACAAGAGTACAAAAGCATGCTAAACAACTAAAATGTGACGTGAATAGCAAGCAATTCAAGGACACAATGAGATATCTATGGATGCCTAGGCTTGTCGAAAGAATTCAAGCCGCCAACGCCGGCCACCCAACCGCCACGGCTACAACATCCGGTGGCTCGACAAGcaccacaaccacaaccacaaccgCAACCCCAGGTCATCATGCCATGACATATTCTGATAATTTCATCCATGCACAAGTAAATTCCAATTTTACTCCTGAAAATTCAGCTAATTCTTCTGATTCCTTTGGTACACAAATATCAgattttgattattatggaattccaattaataataatcaagATTATATTCAAGGTGATCAAGTTTATTATGGGGGTGAAAACCCATTAAGTAGTCCTAATTGTGGTTATATTAATAATCAAGGGATGGATTATCAAGGTATTGATGCTAATTATAACAcccaagaacaacaacaatggCCTTTTGGTGTTGGAGATACAAATGATAGTTTGTGGAATGTTGAAGATATTTATATGTTACAGCAACAATTTAGTAACATGTGA
- the LOC130805472 gene encoding PKS-NRPS hybrid synthetase cheA-like encodes MLRSWPHVVLIDTTYKTNKQKWPLCEIIGMTPTNHNFLVALCLMRDEAAVSYSWVLERLRDIYGTVQTPDVIVTDRDEGLSAAIHAVFPDVRHLLCVWHIGNDVENMVDKLCGGKKNQQGQLFRQTKWNPLVNSMTIADFENRWEGIVSTWSTRNRRVVQYLAGTWIPHKEKYVRAWTNDCLHLGNQTTSRVESQHSSFKYYLGSGNSSFDTLFKRAHAQIMNQQSKIRQALEESKNSISRTSRLNFLRPLYRHVSIFALELLMMEHNRMLTLGSCLLEKCGCVIQKTHGLPCACYCYLSIRSNGALYLDDIHPFWKTLKYLDAEEDANEEVRHANADDKEYFQSLVDEVLKSDPSVLRRVSQVLEHELHPDGHDIPEPEASPPRKGRPMTSRTLRRNKSAFEYSRSSSRGRGSRSSSRGRSSGRSSSRSHQSSVGINFSFNLSDGAAGRDFSLFPWPDHIPFILPPYLFDWIDVIGDGNCGFRAIAATELGGEEAWPLLRRAMSLEMETHREQYARLYLSADSVEEAIFRVGAHNKGPALVHT; translated from the exons atgctacgttcgtggccccatgttgtgttgatagacacaacgtacaaaacgaataagcaaaagtggcccctttgcgaaatcattggaatgacgccaacgaatcataatttcttggttgcattatgtttgatgcgagatgaggcggctgtgtcttattcttgggtgttggagaggttgagggatatttacgggACAGTGCAAACGCCGGAtgtaatcgtaacggatcgggatgaaggtttgtctgcagctattcatgctgtctttccag atgtacgacatctattatgcgtatggcatattggcaatgacgtggagaacatggtcgataaattgtgtggcggcaagaaaaatcaacagggccagttattcaggcaaacaaaatggaaccccttggttaacagtaTGACGATCGCCGATtttgaaaacagatgggaagggattgtgtccacttggtcgactaggaacCGGAGAGTCGTGCAATATTTGGcaggaacatggattcctcacaaagagaaatatgtgcgtgcgtggacgaatgattgtttgcacttgggtaaccagactaccagtcgAGTTGAAAGTcaacactcttccttcaagtactacttgggtagcggtaatagctcattcgatacgctgtttaaaagggcgcacgcacaaattatgaatcaacaatcaaaaataagacAAGCTCTTGAGGAATCTAAGAATTCCATTTCAAGAACGTCGCGACTAAATTTTCTACgaccgttgtatcgtcatgtttctatatttgccttggaactattgatgatggagcacaacCGGATGCTAACCCTGGGCAGTTGTCTTTTAGAAAAATGCGgttgtgtcattcaaaaaacccacggattaccatgcgcgtgttactgttacttgtcTATCAGGTCTAATGGTGCTCtgtacttggacgatatacatccgttttggaaaacgttaaagtaTTTAGATGCAGAAGAAGACGCGAACGAAgaagtacggcacgcaaacgccgatgataaagagtactttcaatcgttggtggatgaagttttaaaatccGACCCCTCAGTACTACGACGCgtctctcaggtacttgaacatgaGCTGCACCCCGATGGTCACGACATACCTGAGCCCGaagcaagtccaccgaggaaaggaagaccaatgacaagcagaaccttgaggagaaacaaaagtgcgttTGAGTACAGTAGATCGTCCTCAAGGGGTCGCGGATCAAGATCATCATCACGCGGGAGATCCAGTGGTAGATCAAGCAGCCGGTCGCATCAatcgtcagttggaattaacttcagtttcaacttatcag ATGGTGcagcaggtcgtgatttttcactttttccgtgGCCAGATCACATTCCATTTATTCTTCCGCCATatctgtttgattggattgatgttataggtgacggtaattgtggatttagagctattgccgccacagagttagggggtgaggaagcatggcctctgttacgacgtgcaatgagtttggaaatggaaacGCATAGAGAACAATATGCACGCTTATATTTATCAGCAGATTCGGTGGAGGAAGCTATATTCAGAGTTGGTGCCCACAATAAAGGACCTGCTCTTGTTCATACATAA